GTTTGGCACCTCGATGTCGGCTCATCACATCCTGGGGCTGAAGCAGGTCCCAAGGGTTCGGCTGTTCGCCGATTAAAGTGGTACGTGAGCTGGGTTTAGAACGTCGCGAGACAGTTCGGTCCCTATCTCATGTGGGCGTAGGATACTTGAGAGGAGCTGTCCCTAGTACGAGAGGACCGGGACGGACGAACCTCTGGTGCACCAGTTGTCGCGCCAGCGGCACAGCTGGGTAGCTATGTTCGGTTCGGATAACCGCTGAAAGCATCTAAGCGGGAAGCCAGCCTCGAGATGAGGTATCCCTGAAGACCCCTGGCAGATTACCAGGTTGATAGGCGGGGCGTGTAAGCGCTGCGAGGCGTTTAGCTAACCCGTACTAATCGGTCGTTCGGCTTGACCATTTTCAAGATTGCTGCACTCGGGACTTGGACGCTTAGGTTGGTCGGGGCGGATAGCCTCGACGGATGCCCTTCAGGGATTCGATTTGGTTACCGGCGCTACTGGTAGGTGGCGCGCGGTGGATCCGGCGATTTCCGGTGACCGTAGCGCGGGGGAAACACCCGTTCCCATTCCGAACACGGCAGTTAAGCCCCGCAGCGCCGATGGTACTGCACCGGCGACGGTGTGGGAGAGTAGGTCGTCGCCGGGATCCTCTCAGGCCCTCGGTGGGTTGTTCCCGCCGAGGGCCTTTTTCGTTGGTCCGAGAGGCGATCGCTAGGGGTAGTAGCCGCTCATGGTCTTGACCTGGGCACCGGGTCGGTGAACGTCCACCTCGATACGGCGGAAGCCGTCATCGGTTCGGTTGTTGCTGGACTGGTAGGCGAGCATGTACTGCGAGCGAAGCTCACGCTGGACGTTGGCGTAGATCTCGTCGAGCAGTTCCGGGTCGCGGACGAAGTAGCTTTGCCCGCCGGTTTGCGCGCTGAGCCTGTCCAACCGGCGCCTGGCACCGGCTTCGTCGATGCCGAGGCCGATGGCGTACACCGTGACGCCGGCACGGCGGGCGTACTCGAGAGTCTCGTCGAAAGAGAAGCGCGAGACCTCGTCCTTCCCGTCCGTCAGGAGCAGGATCGCGCGCTGACCGGTGACGCCCGCGAGGTGATAGAGGCTGAAGATCAGGCTGTCGTAGAGGGCGGTCTGCCCCTCGGCGGTCAGGCCGGCGAGCCCGCTACCGAGTTCCCGCAGGTCGTTGGTCAGGCGGACAGCCAGTTGAGGAAAGCGGTTGAAGGTGATGACGGCGGCCCGGTCGCGCGGACTCACGGCCTGCTCGAAGAACCTCAGCGCCGCGCGCCGCGTGATGTCGAGGGAGGCGCGCATGGAAGCGGAGTTGTCGATCAGGACGCCTACATGGATGGGGAGGTCGACGACCCGCTCGAATCGGCTTACGCGCTGCTCCCGACCATCCTCGAGGACGTTGAAGTCGGGGAGCTCCAGGTTCTCGAGCGGCCGCCCGCGACGATCCGTGACCGAGACGAACAGCTCCACGAACTGGACCTCGACGCGTTCGATGTCGCCGGGCGAGTTGATGAAGACGAGATCTTCCGCCGTGTTGCCGTCGCGAAGGTGAGCCACGGCGCGCACGTAGGACACGCCGGTGGAGGGCGGAAGCTGGATCGGCTGGATGAATGGCTCCTGGTAGAGGGTCGAGGACAGGTTCTCGTTCAGGTAGAACTCGAGCCGATCCAGCGTCGCTCCTTCCGGAAGCTCGACCTCTGCCCGCGCACGAAGGCTGGAGACGTAGCTCGCACCGCGCCGGGGCTCGATCAGCCGGACCGTGAAGCTATGGTCGCCGGCGTTGATCGCCAGCTCGTCCCAGGCCAGCACCTCACCGTTCTCGCCGACGCCTTCGACCCGCAGGGTACGGGGCCGGGGGAAGTCGCCGAGGTCGAGCTCAACGCTGTAGGGCGCATGCGCCTTCCTGAGCACCGCCGTTTCGTCGAGGAGGAAGGAGACGGCCGACACTCCCTCGCCCTCGACAACCGCGTCGAAGCGAACGAGGCCGGAGAGGATCTCGCCCGCGGGCTTCAGCAACCGGATGTCGACCGACTCGGTACCCACGCTTCGGGCGGCCTCTGCCAGCAACTGTTCGCCCTCCGGTTGGCCTCCGGGCAGCGGCGCAAGGTCGGAGAGTCTGGGGACGCTGACGTCCTGCTCGCCGCGGAAGAACCGCAGGCCGTTGACGTCCTCGATCCGCAGGATCAATCGGTAGTCGCCGGGCCGCAGATAGCGCTGAAACGGTAGCAGCAGGGGCCCGCCCGCCGCGCCCTGTTCACCGGTGGGGGCGGGGAAGCCGAATTTGTAGCGGAACGACTCGAACAGTTCACGATCCTTGATGACTTCGCCAACCAGGACCAAGTCGCGCGACCTGTAGCCGGCGAACTCGCCGACGGCAATCGCGGCCGGATCGATGCGAAGCCGTCCCTCGACGACCGTACGGCTCTGAAACCGGCCGAGGAAGTCGTAGTCGGTGTCGGCAGAGAAGAGGGACGCGCCGGGTGGCAGGTCGGTGCTGGCCGCCGCGAACGCGGCCGTCCACTCTTCGTTGCGAGGCCTCGGCTTCGCCAGCACGTGTGCGAGCTGGCTCCCGTACTCGTGTCCCAGGCTGCGCATCTGGTCGATGACGTCCTCGAGCAGGTGGCCGTTGATGCATGCCTTCGCCCCTTCAACCACGCCCCGGATGTCGCCGCGGCCCGGCGCCCAGACCCGAGCCTCTCCGAGGCCTCGCGCTCGGACGAAGAGCAACAGGAAGTTGAACCGGACCCGGTCGCTTCCCTGGTACACCCAGACCTCGGCCGGTATGCGTGTCGTGGTGCACCGGACCTGGACGATGCGGTGAGGCTCGCCGTGAATCAGCAGAACCTGCGAGCGCGCGTCCGTCAGGCCCCCATAGTTGGTGCGGGCATAGGCCGCCCGCTCCTCCCAGCGCTCGCGCATCTCGTTGCGTCCGGTTTTGGGCACCGGATCACGCACTTGCCAGAACTTCCGAATGAAGGCCTCCCGCTGGTACTCCCGAGTGAGCTGGAAGAAGAGATCGCGTTCCTCAGCCGTCATGAGGACCGAAACCTCAGCCAGCCAGTCGGCGTGGCGCCTGCTCAGCCGGTCGGCAGTCGGGGAAGACGAGGCTGCAGGTTCGTCGTTCGCCTCCGTCCCGCCTTCCTGCGCGCCGGCGGCGGTGGCGGCCCACAGGCTGGAGAGTCCCACCAGCATCGCCACCGTGGCAAGACCGGCCTGGCAGCTCGGAGGCCATGCTGCCGCGGATCGGCTCACGGTCACGGAGCGTACCAGTGTGCATGGCCACGAGGTTGGGAGTTGAGCCCGCCGCGGTCGGCGGCCGGTTGCTATACTCGCGTGCCCTGTTTCACTGAACTGGCGCCGGTCGTCGGCGCCGTGTTTCCTTGTCGATTCCCAGCATCGCGGAGGGATTCCCGCCCATGTCGAAGAAGCTCGTTTCCGGCCGTTCAAAGTCCCGTTTCATCCTGGTCCTGGCTTTGGCCTTTCTGGTGGCGCCCGTTGCCGCACAGTTGCCGCCCGACGCGGTCGATCTGGCCAAGGTCAAGATCCCTGAGGCTCTCAAGTCGACGGACCTCTGTCCGGTCAAGTTCGTGCCGTCCATAGCCGATGGCGAGACCTGGACTCATGGCGGTGTCGCGTACCGGGGCAGCGAGCCCGGCGTCGCCGCGACGTTCGCGGGCGATCCCGATTCGTATGCCTCCAAGGCCGCCGAGGAGCGCTACGTGGAGAACTTCATGCTCGCGATGAGCACGATTTGGTGTCCGATCACCGACGAGGTGACGCCCGGTGGCCGGAAGCAGGTCGATGGCCTTGGTTACACCTGGGAAAGCTGCTGCTCCTTCTGCGACGAAGAGATGGCCCCCGAGAACTTCGACGAGGCGCTGGAGCGTCTTCGTGAGCGCGCCGTCGAGTCGTTCGAGCTGACGGGTGGCATCTACACCGAGGGTGCGAGCAGCCCGGTCGAAGGTGCGATCAGGGACGACGTCTAGGGTCCCTTGCCCCGCATAACGCGCGTCTACACGCGGACCGGCGACGATGGAACGACCGGCCTGGGCGTTCGCGTCCGGGTTCGCAAGGACGACGCCCGCGTCGAAGCCTACGGCACGGTCGACGAGCTGAACTCGGCTTTGGGTGTCGTGGTGGCTTCCGGTCCCTCGGCTCCCGTTGCCGACAGCCTCCGCCGGGTTCAGCAGGAGCTGTTCCATCTCGGTTCGGATCTGTGCGTTCCGCCGGACGATGAGGCTCCTTCCGTGCCGCGCATCGAGCAGCGCCACGTCGAGGCCCTGGAGAAGACGATCGACCAGTTGCAGGAAGAGCTCGAGCCGCTCGCGAACTTCGTGCTGCCCGGTGGCTGCGCCGCGGCGGCCGCGCTGCACCTGGCCAGGACCATCTGCCGTCGGGCGGAGCGGCGGCTGGTAACGCTCGCCGCCACCGAGCCGGTCGGCGCGCCGGCCCTGACCTACGTCAACCGGCTATCCGACGCGCTCTTCGTCATGGCTCGCTACGAGAACCTGGTTAGCGGCGAGTCGGACGTGCTCTGGGACTCGAGGGCGTAGGGCCCGGCATGCGCCTGCCCATCCGTCTTCTCGACGTGGCGGTCATCGGTCTGGTCTTCCCGGTGGCCTCCGTTCTTGGCTTCCTGGCCGGCCAGACGGTCGGAGACTGGTTCGACGCGCCGAAGATCGGAGCGATGATCGGCTTCCTGTTTGGCGTCGCGGCGGGCTTCTACAATGCCTATCAGACAATCCAGCGAGTCAGCGCGGACGAGGAGGAAGATGGCTTCGGCGGCTCGTGAAGTCGCCCGTCTGCTCGGCTTCCGGGGGCCTTCGGGAACGGCCGATCAGTTGGCAGCGATGTCGAAGCGGGTTCTTCGCTGGTCGCTGCTGCTGACGGCCCTGGGAGGTGCGGCAGCGCTCGCCTGGAGCCCGGGCGCCGCAGTTGCCTTGACAGTCGCAGGGCTCGTCAGTAGTTTCAGCTTCCGCGGCCTGGAGATGCAGGTTCGCGCGTTGGAGCCGAACGTCGACGGGCGTGCTGGCGCCAGGAACACTCTGTTCACCGTTCTCCGCTATTCGTTGTTGAGCGCTTTCATCGTTGCGGCCCTGCTTGTGGGGTCAAGGGAGTTCATCGCGCTAATCCTGGGATTCTCGGTCGTGCCTCTGGCACTGGTGGCTTCGGAACTGGCGCGTCGCGTCGGTTCGCCTCGCTAGCCTGAGGATCAGCCCGGTTCCGACCCGTACGCCGACCGACTCCGCGTAACCGTACACACGCCCGACTCATCCGTTCGAGCGACGGTCACCATCCCCCCACGTCCGAAGTCCCCCAACTGTTATGGCTGCCGGCGAACACTCCATCCTCTACGAGCCCGTGAACGCGGCCTGGAAGTTCGGCGTGGGTCTGGCGGGAGCCGAGGAGAGCCTGCCCCCCGAAGTGCCGGATCACGTCGTCATGGCGCTGTTCGTCTTCGGCGTCGTGACGACACTGGGGGTGATCGTGTCGAACGGACTGAACCGGGACGATCCGGGCAAGGTGCAACAGATCGTCGAGATTGTCCTCCACTGGATGCGAAACCTCCTCGAGGAGACGATCGGCGAGGGCGGCTCGCGACATCTGCCCCTGATCGCCTCCTTCGCCTTCTTCATCTTCATCAGCAACCTGTCGGGGTCCATCTTCTTCCTGCAGCCCCCGACCCAGAACGTCAACGTCACGTTCGCCCTCTCGATTACGGCCTGGGTGCTGTACCACCTGTTCGGCCTGCGCCGGAACGGACTGCGCTACTTCGGGCACTTCGTCGGCCCGGTCCTCTGGCTTGCCCCGCTGTTCATACCGATCGAGATCATCAGTCACGCAGCTCGCGTGCTCTCGCTCGGCATGCGGCTGTTCGGGAACGTCTTCGGCGAACACCTCGCCGCGGCCGCCATCTTCGGTCTGGTTCCCCTTGCGCTGCCGCTTCCGATCATGGCGCTCGGCCTCCTGGCCGCTACGCTGCAGACCTTCATCTTCATCATGTTGACCACCGTTTACATCGCCGAGGCTGAAGCGTCGGCACACTGAAAGGGACTCTCAGGAAATGAAGAAGTCAAAGCTCGTCCTTCTCGTGGCCCTGCTGCTCACCCTGTTTGCCGCTCCGGCATTGGCTCAGGACGGCGCAGAAGGCGACGGCGGCGGCGCCAATCTCGGCCTGCTGGGCGCCGCCGTGGGCATCGGTATTGCCGCGGCCGGCGGCGCGATCGGTCAGGGCCGCGCGACCGGCGAGGCCTGCGCGGGACTGGCGCGGAATCCGGGCGCGGGCGGCCGCATTCAGATCATGCTGCTGATCGGCCTGGCCTTCATGGAGTCGGTCGTCATCTACGCCCTCGTCATCGCGCTCCGCGGCGGCGGGTTCTTCTAGGAGAACCCGCCGCGGTTTGCGGCGCCGGGGAACCTGCGCCGCTGAAGCCTCCCGGGAGGGAGGCCTTCTGGCCGGCTTGCACGTCCCTTGTGGCGTGCGCCGGCCATATTGGCGTTTCGCGGAGCTTCCGTGTAAGCGCCGGGGCTCGCCCTCGGTGGCGCCGTCGGGCCGGAAAACGGTGCTCTGACAACAAGATGACGGCTTGAGCGCCGTGCCTTTGGGACTTGGCACCGAATGTGCTGACCCCTTCCCACACAAGGCGTCGCGGCCCCATTGCCGCGGCGGGGGAGGCAAACCACAGATGAGCGCCATAGCCGATCACAACGGCGGCTGGAACTTCGAGGCCGAGGTGCTGCCCTTCATGGACAGTCTCTACAGCACGGCCTACCGGATGTCCCGCAATCGTCAGGACGCCGAGGATCTCCTGCAGGAGACCTACCTGCGGGCGTACAAGTACTACGACAAGTTCCAGGAGGGGACGAACTTCAAGGCCTGGTTGTTCAAGATCCTCAAGAACACGTTCATCAACCGCTACCGGAAGCGCCAGCGCCAGCCGCTCAAGAACTCCTTCGACGAGATCGAGGGCTCCTTCGAGTCGAAGCTCCTCGAGTCGCCGCTGACCGCGCGCGGCGCCACCCCGGAGGAAGAGCTGATGGTCGACGCGCTCGATCAGGATGTTCAGCAGGCTCTCGAGGCGCTTCCCGAGGACTACCGGACGGCGGTCGAACTGGCCGACCTGCAGGGACTGTCCTACCGGGAGATCGCGGATCAGCTCGGCATTCCACTGGGCACCGTGATGAGCCGGCTCTACCGGGGCAGGCGGAAGCTGGAGGCTGTCCTCCTCCAGTACGCCCGCGAGCACGGCTACATCCGCTCTCGAGAGCCAAGAAAGATGCGGTCGAGGCAGCAGGACGCGGCCTGAGCATGGAAGAATAGGACTTCCGGGCCCGGCCCGGAGGTGCCTAACTCGTGCGTACTGAACAACTTGGGCGTTGGGCCGCAGGTCTCCTGAGCGCCGCTCTGGCGATCTTCCTGGGCTGGCTCGCGATCCGCCCCGCGGCTACGCCCATTGAAGTGAGCGCCGCGTCAGGCAGCGTGACCGACGACGACCTCGCCTTCGCGCTCGACCCGGAGGCACTGGATCAGGTGCCCTTCCCGCTGGAGCACGTGATCCGGAGAGGCGACACCCTCGACGGGGTTCTGCGTCGAGCCGGCGTTCCGGAGGCGGAACTCCATCAGGCCAGCGCGGCGGTCAGCGAGGTGCTGGACCCCCGCAAGCTGCGCGCGCGCGAGGCCTTCTACTCGATGGTCCACCGCGACGAGGGACTCGTCGGCGTCACGCTGCCGCGCCGGGGCTCGGGCGTCGTCGTGGTCGAGCGGAACGGCGGCGACTGGACGAGTCGCTACCGGCCCTATCGACGCAGTCACATCCGGCGCCTGGTCCACGGCGAACTGCGCGGAGCCCTTGAGAGCTCGATTCGCCGCGCCGGCGGGCCTGTCTCTCTGGCCGGGAGCATGGCGAGGGTGCTGCAGTGGGACCTCGATTTCAATCGCGACCTGCGGGTCGGCGACCGTTTCGAGATCCTGTTCGACGAACTCCTCCTGGACGGGCAGGTCCAGGGTGTGGCTGCGGTCCACGCCCTGCGCTACCAGAACCGGGACCGTTGGCTCGAGGCCTACAGTTTCGCCGAGGAGGGAAGCGGTGTCGGTGGTTCCAACCGGTACTACGACGCCGATGGCCAGCCCCTGCGGCGGCAGTTCCTCCGTTCGCCGCTGCCGTACTCGAGAGTCACGTCCCGGTTTTCTCTGAGTCGCTTCCACCCGATCCTGAAGCGTCGCATGCCGCACTACGGCATCGACTACGGCGCGCCGGTCGGAACCCCGGTGCGGGCGACGGCGGATGGCACCGTCCTTTCGGCCGGTGTGCGCGGCGGAGGCGGCCGGACGGTCCGGCTGCGCCACCCGAACGGCTACCTGACGGCCTATCTGCACCTCTCCGGCTACGCGCGAGGCATTCGCTCCGGAGCGCGCGTCGATCAGGGCCAGGTCATCGGGTACGTCGGCTCCAGCGGTCTTTCAACCGGGCCGCATCTCGACTATCGCGTGCAGCGCAACGGCCGCTGGATCAACCCGGCGACTTTGGTGAGCGAACCCGTGCCGCCGCTGGCCGACGCCTTGCTGCCGGCCTTCTTCGAACGCCGGGACGCCTTGCGCCACGAACTGGAGGGCGGTCCGGGACGCGACGTTCGTTTGGGTCCCTAGCCCCTAGCGCGTCGACCGGCGGCGCTTTCACATTGGGTGCGCCGGCGTCCCCGCCGGCATCCAGGACACGCACCCGCCTGGCGGGGCCAGGGAAGGGGCTCCCAGCGGCCGCTCGCGCTTGATTGGTGGATGGGAGGTCGGCGCTCGCTTCGGTCGGCTGCGCTGCGGTGGGTCGTCGGTTGAGGTGACGATCTCGGGAGACGCTTGCCTCCAGCCCGCTGGGCGCCCCTTCCCTGGCCCCGGCAGGCTGGAAGTCGTCGTTGGCTAGGGCGACGCGGCCTCCAGACTACGCCGTCGCGCAGGGAACGGGCCCGCCTGTCGGTGCGCGCGTCTTCTGACCCGCTGCCGCCGAAGGCGGCCGGAAAACGCGCCGGCCGCTAGGCCGGCACCGCTTCGCGGACCGCTCTCCTATTCGAGCGAGCGGGCTCGATCGCGAAGCATCGAGTAGGCCTCGGTGCGCGAGAGGCTGCTGCCGATCTGGAGAGTGTGGGAGCTGCTCCAGTCCCCAGCCTCGCCGGTCTCCGTCTCGACGTAGGTCAGCGTGTTCGCGTTCTCCCAGACGACGATCGCTCCGGTGCCGTTGGGCGAAACCAGGATCGTCGGCTCGCCATCGCCGATCGTCGGTGCGATCCGCTCTGACTTCACCTGCAGCCGGGCGAGATGCTGGACGTAATCGTCGCCGATTTCCTGGGCCGCGGCGAGAAGAACGTGACCGTCATCGCTCCCAGCACCTTCGAGGAGATCGCCTTCCTGGGCTCGAGCGCCTACTAGGACAATGTGGTGACGGGCGTTGCTCGTTACGCTCGTCAGGCCGCCCTCGTCGCAGAGGTCCCTGGCTTCGGCTATCAGGTGACTCCTCACGTCGTCCGCGATAGGTGCAAGCACGCGGCTGCGGATGCGGCGGCCGACAAGTACGATGTGGTGTCTCGCTGCCGAAGCGACGGAGGTGATCGCATCCGAGCCTTCCGTCTCGATTCGCGAACACAGGCTGGAGGAGTCGAGGTGGTCCGCCAAACTGTCGGCGAGTTCCGCGAGTTCGGTTGCCGGCGTGGAGAGTTCCAACTGGACCAAGGCCCCCGTGCCACTGTCGGCAAAGCCGATAACCACCGCGTTCGGTTCGGAAGCCGCGTCGACGGTCGGTGCGGTTAGCAGTTTCGTCGCCACCTCACTCGTGAACGGATCGTCAACCAGCGACTGGGACACGTAGTCGTTCAGCCGGTGGACTCGACGCCAGGTGGACGCCAGCCCGCCGTCGATCAGGACGACCGGGGCGTACATGACCTTCTCGCCGTCCGTCGTGTCCTCTGCCCAGACGACGTGGAGGACTGTCCGTGTGCTCGACTCGCCGGCAGTTCCGCCTGCCAGCTCGAAACGGTCGTGGGTGACGGCGAGGCGTGGTGCAGACTTCTCGCTGTATATGTTGCCGGAGACCTCAATCGTCTCGGACCAGATGCTGCCGTCGAAGGACGCGAGATTGATACGGGTCAGGGTCGAGGCGTTGCTGCTCGACCAGACGACGTACAGCTTCTCGGTGGCCGCGTCGAAGAACAGGGATGGCGTACGGTCGCTGTCGTCCGATTCGCTGCCGGGGACCAAGTAGTACTCGACCGTGCCCGATCCACGACGAGCTTCGAGCCGTAGAACGTCCGCGTCCTCTGAAGCCTGGCTGCCGTCCGGGAAGAGGTCGCGGTAGGGACCTATGCTGACTTGGTAGACGTCGCCGCCGTTACCCAACACGGGCGCACTGCCAGCGGCATACGCCGCGCCACCGCCGAGCAGCAAAGCTAGCGTCGCAATGACCGCCGTGCTTTGCGTCCGGCCCCAGCAGCTGGAGAGCAGGCCCTTCATCACGCCCTCAGGTTCACTACTTGGCGAAGATCGACGGACATCAGTACGTCGGTCAAGCCGGTTCGTTCGGGATAGAAGCGCCGCTCAAGGTCGCTGAAGGACGCTCGCGCCGCTTCTGTATCGCCTTCCAAGATGGCTGCCTGCCCGAGCAGGTACAGGCAGTTCTTGACCAAGTCGAGATCGTCAACGCGCTTGGCGAGTTTCAGGGCGGTCGCTGCGTGCCGTTTGGCGCAGGCTGTGCGTCTGAGTTCCAGGTGGGCGAAGCAAAGATCAAGGTGCGAGAGTGCGATGTCCCACTCAGCTCGCTCTCGCCTGAAGGTACGCAGGCTTCGGTACAGCAGCTTGAGCCCTTCCCGGAATCGGGCACGGTGAGGAGTACGGGATCCTGCTGCCTGGACTACGAGGCAGTAACCGAGATTGCCTTCGGCCGAAGCCGTCCAAGACGGTGCGGCACCCTCCGACAAGCGGAGCGCGACTCGGTAACACGCCGCAGCATCAGCTTCTCTACCCTCGGCCACCAAGAGGTTTCCCATGAGATTCTGCGCAAGACCCCTTAGCCCCGCGCGCTCAACGTACTCAGCGCGGTCGCGGAACAGCCGTGCGTAAAAGAGAGCCTTCTTGACTTCGCCCTCCAGCTCATGAGCGCGCGCCAAGGTATAGGCGGCCAGACAGCAGTTGTGGTCCACCGCGCTACCAAGCAGGATCCTGCGGAGCTCCGGCATCACCTCGGTGCCATTGCCGAGTTCCGTCTCCGCAGCGCCCCAACCGCACAGCGCCTCCTCGGCGAGATCGCTCTCACCATCGGCGGTCGCCACCTCCATGGCCTGGAGGTAGACGGTGCCTGCCCCCTTGTATGACCCCTTGGCGACGAGATCCCTAGCACGGTCCCTCAGCGTCCCGAAGTCCTCGGCCGTGTCCACGACGCACGTCTCCGGCTCGGGCGCGGGAACGCGCTCCGGGGTAAACGCCGACTCAGGCGACGAGTGGAAGGGAACTACCGTCGCGGTCATTGCACGACCGATTCTAGTCCAAGGCGGCGCGTAAGTGTAGCCAGGACAAGAGCGCGATGGCGAGAGGCGCCGCTCCCGGTTACCCGGAAGCGACGCCCCAGGGAATCGTCCGCGATCCAATGCCCCGGGCGGTTGCGGCCTCGCGGCCTGGTCCGCCTTCGGCCAGGAGCACTCACGATTCGCGCAATGCAGGCCTCAGAACGTCAGGCGGAGAAGCCCGGCTACTGCCGTTCTCAGCGTCCCACTCGGCACCGTCGAGACCATCCGGCTCACGATCTGAGCCAGAGTCCCGCGGTCCCGCGGAGGCGGCCCGTAGTTCACTTGGCGCCCGCCGGTGTCCGAGTTCTGGTCGCCCGTCCGCCCGACGAGGACGATGTGGACCCTGGCTCCGCTGGTGACAGAGGTCGGGGCATCACCTGTCGCGCCGACCGGTTCGGTTGGCCAAGGGTCTACGGAGGCCGAAGTTCCGGCGGCCGTGCGGGACTTGGAGTACCTGACTAATCGAGCGGACTCCTACGCCCGACTCCTGTTGAGCGTGCCCGAGACGGACCGACGCGTGAGTGAGGAGTGCGAGCGTGGTCTGGAGGAAGCCTGGGCCGATGTCGAGGCTGGCCGAGTGCGCGGCTCCGAGGAAGTCAAGGGGGAACTCGGCTTCTGAGCGGCGTTCCGCGCACTACTCGCTCGGTTCGGCGACGACATGCGGCTCGACGTCTTCGTCGAGGCCTGTGACCTGCTTCACACGTCACGCGGCGTCGTGCCGCTTGATCCAGTCACGAAGCGCTTCGTTGATTCGCGTCTGCCAGCCTCGACCGCCGGCCCGGAAGTGGTCGATCACGTCCTGCGACAGCCGAATGGTGGTCGACACCTTCGGTTTCGCGAGTGGCGGACGGCCGCGGCGGACGGGCGCTTTGGCGAACTTCTCCGGCCAGCCCTCCCGGGAGAGGTCCGGCGCGGTGTCCGGGTCAAAGTCTTGGGCCGTAGAGTGCTCGCTCTCGTTCATTGGCCTTCCTCATGCTGATGATCCTGTATGCATCGCTGCGGGGCGTCCAGACGAGAACCACCATCGCGTCGTCCAAGAAACCGACGGTTATGTAGCGGTCCTCTCCGTAGTTCCAGCGGTCATCCTGTGCGGTCAGCGTTGCGCCACGGAACACGTCGGTGGCGCGGGCCAAGTCAAGTCCCCTCGCTTCAAGTGTGGCCGCCCGCTTCCTCTCGTCGAACTCGACTCGCACAATTGATGTTACTACAGAAATGTCGAAGGGGCTGCGGCTACACGTCCAGGCCGACCTGGCGCATCAGATCGAGGGCGTTGCTCCTGGTGACCGTGCCCTCGCGAAGCTGGTAGTCGAAGCGGATCCTGCCGTCTTCCAGCCGGTCCTGGAAGTGGACGTTCCAGAGCCGCGATTCGGCAGAATCCTCGGCGATGCTGGCCAGGGCCAGATCGTGCGTGGTCACGAGACCGATCGCGCCGCGGTCGAGCAGGCCGCGAACCAGGGCCTCGGCGCCGACTCTGCGGTCGTGGGAGTTGGTGCCGTGGAGGATCTCGTCCAGCAGGAACAGCACCGGCG
This portion of the Acidobacteriota bacterium genome encodes:
- a CDS encoding AtpZ/AtpI family protein, producing MRLPIRLLDVAVIGLVFPVASVLGFLAGQTVGDWFDAPKIGAMIGFLFGVAAGFYNAYQTIQRVSADEEEDGFGGS
- a CDS encoding BrnT family toxin encodes the protein MRVEFDERKRAATLEARGLDLARATDVFRGATLTAQDDRWNYGEDRYITVGFLDDAMVVLVWTPRSDAYRIISMRKANERERALYGPRL
- a CDS encoding VWA domain-containing protein, with the protein product MSRSAAAWPPSCQAGLATVAMLVGLSSLWAATAAGAQEGGTEANDEPAASSSPTADRLSRRHADWLAEVSVLMTAEERDLFFQLTREYQREAFIRKFWQVRDPVPKTGRNEMRERWEERAAYARTNYGGLTDARSQVLLIHGEPHRIVQVRCTTTRIPAEVWVYQGSDRVRFNFLLLFVRARGLGEARVWAPGRGDIRGVVEGAKACINGHLLEDVIDQMRSLGHEYGSQLAHVLAKPRPRNEEWTAAFAAASTDLPPGASLFSADTDYDFLGRFQSRTVVEGRLRIDPAAIAVGEFAGYRSRDLVLVGEVIKDRELFESFRYKFGFPAPTGEQGAAGGPLLLPFQRYLRPGDYRLILRIEDVNGLRFFRGEQDVSVPRLSDLAPLPGGQPEGEQLLAEAARSVGTESVDIRLLKPAGEILSGLVRFDAVVEGEGVSAVSFLLDETAVLRKAHAPYSVELDLGDFPRPRTLRVEGVGENGEVLAWDELAINAGDHSFTVRLIEPRRGASYVSSLRARAEVELPEGATLDRLEFYLNENLSSTLYQEPFIQPIQLPPSTGVSYVRAVAHLRDGNTAEDLVFINSPGDIERVEVQFVELFVSVTDRRGRPLENLELPDFNVLEDGREQRVSRFERVVDLPIHVGVLIDNSASMRASLDITRRAALRFFEQAVSPRDRAAVITFNRFPQLAVRLTNDLRELGSGLAGLTAEGQTALYDSLIFSLYHLAGVTGQRAILLLTDGKDEVSRFSFDETLEYARRAGVTVYAIGLGIDEAGARRRLDRLSAQTGGQSYFVRDPELLDEIYANVQRELRSQYMLAYQSSNNRTDDGFRRIEVDVHRPGAQVKTMSGYYP
- a CDS encoding sigma-70 family RNA polymerase sigma factor: MSAIADHNGGWNFEAEVLPFMDSLYSTAYRMSRNRQDAEDLLQETYLRAYKYYDKFQEGTNFKAWLFKILKNTFINRYRKRQRQPLKNSFDEIEGSFESKLLESPLTARGATPEEELMVDALDQDVQQALEALPEDYRTAVELADLQGLSYREIADQLGIPLGTVMSRLYRGRRKLEAVLLQYAREHGYIRSREPRKMRSRQQDAA
- the atpB gene encoding F0F1 ATP synthase subunit A, with the translated sequence MAAGEHSILYEPVNAAWKFGVGLAGAEESLPPEVPDHVVMALFVFGVVTTLGVIVSNGLNRDDPGKVQQIVEIVLHWMRNLLEETIGEGGSRHLPLIASFAFFIFISNLSGSIFFLQPPTQNVNVTFALSITAWVLYHLFGLRRNGLRYFGHFVGPVLWLAPLFIPIEIISHAARVLSLGMRLFGNVFGEHLAAAAIFGLVPLALPLPIMALGLLAATLQTFIFIMLTTVYIAEAEASAH
- a CDS encoding peptidoglycan DD-metalloendopeptidase family protein produces the protein MRTEQLGRWAAGLLSAALAIFLGWLAIRPAATPIEVSAASGSVTDDDLAFALDPEALDQVPFPLEHVIRRGDTLDGVLRRAGVPEAELHQASAAVSEVLDPRKLRAREAFYSMVHRDEGLVGVTLPRRGSGVVVVERNGGDWTSRYRPYRRSHIRRLVHGELRGALESSIRRAGGPVSLAGSMARVLQWDLDFNRDLRVGDRFEILFDELLLDGQVQGVAAVHALRYQNRDRWLEAYSFAEEGSGVGGSNRYYDADGQPLRRQFLRSPLPYSRVTSRFSLSRFHPILKRRMPHYGIDYGAPVGTPVRATADGTVLSAGVRGGGGRTVRLRHPNGYLTAYLHLSGYARGIRSGARVDQGQVIGYVGSSGLSTGPHLDYRVQRNGRWINPATLVSEPVPPLADALLPAFFERRDALRHELEGGPGRDVRLGP
- a CDS encoding cob(I)yrinic acid a,c-diamide adenosyltransferase yields the protein MPRITRVYTRTGDDGTTGLGVRVRVRKDDARVEAYGTVDELNSALGVVVASGPSAPVADSLRRVQQELFHLGSDLCVPPDDEAPSVPRIEQRHVEALEKTIDQLQEELEPLANFVLPGGCAAAAALHLARTICRRAERRLVTLAATEPVGAPALTYVNRLSDALFVMARYENLVSGESDVLWDSRA
- a CDS encoding BrnA antitoxin family protein encodes the protein MNESEHSTAQDFDPDTAPDLSREGWPEKFAKAPVRRGRPPLAKPKVSTTIRLSQDVIDHFRAGGRGWQTRINEALRDWIKRHDAA
- a CDS encoding ATP synthase F0 subunit C, giving the protein MKKSKLVLLVALLLTLFAAPALAQDGAEGDGGGANLGLLGAAVGIGIAAAGGAIGQGRATGEACAGLARNPGAGGRIQIMLLIGLAFMESVVIYALVIALRGGGFF